In Pyrus communis chromosome 15, drPyrComm1.1, whole genome shotgun sequence, the genomic stretch CGAGTCATCTTCACACCTATCAATGCTGCTTCAACCCGTAACTGCCAACCCCCAACCACCACGCTCGGTTTCTGCTCAATCAACACCCTAAATGATCAGTTTGGCTTACCAGTTCTGCCCATTTTCATCTTGGAGCAACTACACAGATCTACAATGGTGGGTGCTGGGTCTGAGGCGGAGGTCGGAGGATGTCAATATATGAACTTGACTGCATTTCAGCCGTATCGCTGTCATTAGGAGAAATGATGACAACCTAAGACATAATCTGATGACACTAAACATAAGAAATCAGAGGGCAATCCATTAATAGTATCAATCTACAAGCAGGGGCACGGTAACCCTATGATTCGTGAATGCATATTTACTTGAGTTGAACAGTACAATGAATTCGATGAAAATCAAATTGCTGAAGATAATACATCTTTCAAGCATCTACCTTTGCTGCCGCAGATGCATAACTTACGCTGCTGTCCCTCGTAGTTTTGCACTGGCTTGACTGCTCGTATCGGAGAAAATTGATCTTTATGTTTATTGGGCAATTCCTCAGCATCTGAATACATTGAGAAACATAGTACAAGAAATTATGAGCACTGATCAATGAAGAAACATTTTGTAGTCTAGGTAAATTAAGCTCAATTCTTCAAAAAAAGGCTTCTCCTAACATTTTCCCTCTCATCGTGATTTTGGTGACTTCAGTACAGTATGTTAATATCAAAGTGCTACACATAACAGGAATATCTTTAGGTTGCTTTCGTTATAGTATTGTACTTTTTTATTACTGAGTCCCAAGAATATCTTTTATTTGCATCCAGACAAAATGGTATAAAGGTCAATAAGACAGGAATGACACTGGTACTCTTTAATGATAGGCATAGCCTTTCTAACTGAAAACACCAACGTAATCTAAAACAGGTCCAAAATCGCAGACATAATGTTTTTCAGAGTTTTACCCTGTTTTATTTAGGGTGCCACATTCTTGTATTGGTTAATGtcctttgacaaagttgcaagAATACCATTTGAACTTGTTCCCCTTCAGACATTAGAGGGAATACTTGAGGCACTTACATGCAGAAAAACGCTAATTGGGTGGCGCCCACAAATGGTGTTATTAAACTCTGACAGATACTGCTTGAACGCATCTGGATTTCCAGTTTCTATTATATCCATCCCCATCCTGTCCAAAGCCTCAATTGATTTGTGTATGGCACCATGTTTCTTGTCATAGTGCATGTATTTGAACCTGAGAGAGAATAACAAGGTCAGCCACGGTCAACAAGTAACAGTCTGGCTTCAATTATATGAGCACAAAAGCATGGCAAGATAAGAGAATTAGCAAAACATTCAAATATCATGTAACATAACAATGAATACCATGACACAGCATCCATGAAGAAATATTTAAACCGAATCCGAGcacttctttatttttcttagaACAAGGACCAAACAAAATATAAGCTTTAACTGTCCttctgtaaaaataaaaaaataataaaaatatataaaatataaaaaaagttgtgtttgtgtttgtgaatGCATGTTTGCATGCTCTCGCGCGCACGCGCAGGGGGGGGGTGTGGATGAGagagacacagagagagagagagagatgcataGCATAATGCATATTGCAGAAGATGCAAGTCCGCATGCACGAGTGTAGATACGCACTGATATCTTGGACAAAAATAGCAGTCACCTTAGATAACAATGCCAATACTCGTATATAGAACCATGAGTGGAACATACCGAGACCCCCAATGACAAAAATCTGATGACACAGAGAAGAAGTTTTGTGGATCATCCACATATTTCGCAAGGAACTGTCCATACATGGCTTCACTTTCAGCTTTAAGAGCACCAACCAAAATGGGTACAACTTTAACTTGGTGCCTGCATCAGTATTGTAAAAAAGTCAGCCACACCAAAGAGGATTACAGAATAGAAATGCCatataaaaacaataaataaaaatatatagaaCAAACATACCCCTCAAACACTTTAGCAAGATATGGCAAGTGCATTTCCATGCTATGTTCAGCCTCATCAACAATAATATCCATCAGTTCAAATTTTCCAGAAGCTTTAAGCTCCTCAATCACTGATAAGTGAAAACAAACAGAATTTGAGAAAACCACCACAAAAACTCACGAAAGTAGTTAAATCCTGTAAAATGAAACATGTGATATTTTCATTGTTATGTTGTTACTAGGTAGGTACTGGTTAAAATGGGAAAAACAGAAAGGATCACGGACAATAGACATGACTCTGTACATTTAGTGATCAGGTCATGCTGCGTTGATCACTAAAGGTGTATACTGTAATTTAACGACGAGATCACATTACCTTCCAAATCAATAGGTAGGTCcccaatgggggtcttgtacACCGTGGCTGTCGAAAGAGCACACTTTGGAGTGTAATGGTGGTGAGATGGACCGAGCAGGAACACCCGCGTACTGAAAAGGAAAGTTAGTCAGTTATCTCACAATTTGCAACAACTGGAAAGCTAATTTTCCATACTAATCAAGCTTTACAGGTTCGATTAGGAGTCAACGCACAATTATCTGAACATAATCAGCTCATTTTTATACACAACATGATCAAAACAGTATTAGAGAAGTAACAAAGACAACTTACATGTTTGTTGGGTCAATGTTGCCAAATGCATAGGCAGCGGCACGACCCGAATACGAATACCCTGCGTGCCTTTAATCCCAGAGCCACCCAGCGAAAATAAATTCCACCAAAATAAACGTAAATAAATAAGTTTAGTTTTCAACTAATTAGTGGGTAAACAAGAAGGATGCAGATGCAGGAAATATGAACTTACGGAGCAATGACACCTCGAACATGAGGAGATTTAGTGAGCTCAGATGCTCTCAGCCATCCTTCAATCTCTTCTGATAACTTCTTAGctgaaaaatcaaaactttaagCTCAAAAATGCGTATTTAAGTATACATGTATATTACACAAACTGATCGGATgaattaattttctcaaaagcaGGCCatatttgatgaatttttagttttgctgcCGACCCACATCACTAACTCGGCTTGTTGTATTCAAAGAGGCCAAAAAATGAATCAAAGGGGTGTTattttctcgggaaccaaacagAAACTGAGAGAGAGACTGACCATTGTCGGTGTACCAAGAACCGGCGTGCGATGCTCTTCTGACTTTCTCCATGGATGGAATTTGGGAGAATCAACGAAACCCTAATCAGGTGCAAAGAATGAAGTTAAAACTGAGAGTGAGAGACACAGACGAGACGAGATGCCTTTTTGTAACGGGAGGAGACAGCTTCTGGGAGTTGGACCGTGATCGGTATACGGATATCGTGTCATTAAataaatagtgggatatgtgtgttaaaaagttaataacttaaaaaataaaatttccttcaattcttattaaaacacgtgatgtaccacttatgttcccgtcacaactaaaaatttctccttgtgGTGGGTGCAGTGACGTCTTGTTACTCAATTCGAGTACACTTTCGCATAGCATGTTTAAATAATGCAAAATCATGACAGCCTAGAGATATTCCTTCACTTGTTAGTGAGAGACAT encodes the following:
- the LOC137718252 gene encoding uncharacterized protein, whose product is MEKVRRASHAGSWYTDNAKKLSEEIEGWLRASELTKSPHVRGVIAPHAGYSYSGRAAAYAFGNIDPTNITRVFLLGPSHHHYTPKCALSTATVYKTPIGDLPIDLEVIEELKASGKFELMDIIVDEAEHSMEMHLPYLAKVFEGHQVKVVPILVGALKAESEAMYGQFLAKYVDDPQNFFSVSSDFCHWGSRFKYMHYDKKHGAIHKSIEALDRMGMDIIETGNPDAFKQYLSEFNNTICGRHPISVFLHMLRNCPINIKINFLRYEQSSQCKTTRDSSVSYASAAAKRYG